In Oncorhynchus masou masou isolate Uvic2021 chromosome 11, UVic_Omas_1.1, whole genome shotgun sequence, the genomic stretch gtacgccgatgacacttccttgctgttgtgcaaggactcgtgcctgacaaggtcccttgccatctttggggatttcacccgagcgtcgggagcagttctgaaccatgcaaagtcttccgtcaagtttttcggaagatggcgcggtagaacggatgtgcctggggggttatctctctgtgagggggccctgaggattctcggggtccattttgagaactccggctcagcgacgctaaactggaacatgcgtatcgcagtggtacagaggaagctagcaatgtggaaagctaggtatttgtcttttatgggcaaagtcctggtcctaaaggtggatgtgttgccgtcgcttttgtatttggcatacatctacccattgccggcttgtctgaggaggcctctagtgaggcttgtgtttcagtttatgtgcagtggcaggtgcgagtgggtcgccagggcacgcatgatctgtcccatcggggagggaggtaggggggtaccacatttccccctcaagctggacacaatttttgtttctttcttgttaacggagcttgctcagccagtgatacacccgtccggttacctcctgcgggtatttttctcgtatcaggcgagaagcataatggtgtggtctaatacgggtcctcgggcggaacagctgccgtggcactttggtcatgcggccaagtggctgcgtgcgcaccctgaggttgaagttgcccgagtaggtttagatcataggcacctgtatgaggaggtcagaaaggcagggagtccggcgcctgtagtgggcatctcggaagtggtctgggagggagtgcaggcgcggggtctggacaacaggctcaaggacctgaattggttgagccttcataagtgtttgccggtacgttccatcttgtaccggtatagtttggtgcaatcccccacctgtccaagatcctcttgtggcagtgaggagactgtgcgccatgtcttttgggacagtgcctttgccggagtagtatgggctagggcacgggtgttgttaggtttggtaaaggggaattttgtattgacgtgggccaggttagagaggggtgtagggagagcgagagggacggatagggacaggtttctgctctggcttctcatgagtctctttaaacgggggctgtgggaggcaaggcagaacatggtgaagacagggagtttgtttggggtttatgtttagtttaattagtttaattaaaaataccattatttgagaatgtatgtaaattatgttttgtaaagaatgaatggtattgaagataataaattattttttattaaaaaaagaaaaaaaaggctgtatttaggtttcacgttccgttttgttgtttttgtatttgtctcagtattttcatgtaatcgtcatttgtttcattaaaaaacatgagtaaccaacacgctgcatttcggtccgactttcttgcgacaaacgaagaacgtcgttacacctaCATGTATAATTGTAATTTTTTTAGGCCACATGTCCTGCACCATGATCGCATGTTCTCTCCCAGCATCATGGTTTGAACGAGGAGCGTAAGTCCAGTCCATAtattacaatacagtacattaataCTATCCACACTCAAAATTATTAGCCTACTGGAGCTTGTTTCATGTATTTGCCCAAGAGAGCATAGCTACATCTATGGGCTATTATGTTTGGATAGTAGActatcattttgtctgtcaaacaggtaggctTTTCGATAATTTCTTGAATAGAAAGAAATATTCTCCAACACATACCTCTTGTTGTTAATAGCCTAAATTACAATTCGAGTAATTTACCTAACTTAAATTACAATATGAAGACTGTTTAAATGAATTAGGCCTTCTCGAATTAGCCTATTCAGCACCCATACACTGTCCATCTCCACGGCTGCCGCTTCATAGTAATGCAAATTGTGTAAATTACTCGAATATGGCTTATGTGAGGTCAATACCTCTGATAAATAGCTTCATTATGGGCAAAGAAACATTGTTTTTATTCAAATCAATTATAGCTGTAGCAAGCTTACCTACGGTCCCCCTTCTCACCTTCATGCTCTCcctctcaaactgaacaggacatcagtatgcGTAGTCCGTGCTCACATATTTAGCTTTTTTCTCCCTCTCGCCTCCTGAAGTGCCAACGTACACAGTACAGTCATCGGTTAGGCAGTACAAAAGGTTTTACATCAGCAAGAGCAGGGCAGGCCGGGCTCATGATTGGGAAAGAAGTACATTAGAAATATAACTTTACCCCGTGCTTTTCCGAGCATGCTTTTCGTAAAGCCATGAGATAGCCTACTATAATAATTTAATCAATTAATaattacatgaccctcccctggacaaaaataaataaatactaaaccctccccctgCCTGAAATTGAAAAAACATGACCCTCCCTCATTTTTCTCTGGGTAACTATTGTGTACATTTCGATCTCTgcattaacaagtgacatcaataagagatcatagctttcacctggatttacctggtcagtctaggtcattgaaagagcaggtgttcttagtgttttgtatactcagtgcatatttgtatatatttttatattttgggTTTTGGCATCAGACCTAATTAGAAAAGTATTCAGAATTTGCTGTTGTGTTCCTTTTCAGGTGTAACAACTACATAAACACGTGGTACATAGGGGAGAATTGCGACTTTGAGTGGACCATCTTGACTTTCGCCCTGGTAGCAACTCTACCAGGATTGGCCCTGGCTGCTATTGTTGGTGTGACGGTCCAGTGTGTCCATTACTCAAGGAAACCAGCTGAGAAACAAAAGGATCggacagaggggtgagagggggagagagtttgGACAAGGCTAATTATTTCCATGTGTTTTGCACATTGTATGGCACCTAGTATCAGGAAATAAGCTTGTTAAAAATATTTAACAGAATTGAttcagatcaaatcaaaatcaaagtttatttgtcacatgagccgaatacaacaggtacaaaggaccttacagtgaaatgcttacttacaggctctaaccaacagtgcgaTTTTTAAGTAcaaaataggtattaggtgaacaatagataagtaaagaaatagtccaggtagccatttgattacttgttcaggagtcttatgacttcggggtaaaaactgttgagaagccttttggtcctagacttggcgctccggttcGGGTTAGagttgccatgtggtagtagagaaaacattctatgactggggtggctggggtctttgacaatttatagggccttcctctgacaccgcctggtgtagaggtcctggatggcaggcagcttagccccagtgatgtactgggcgtatgcactaccctctgtagggtaCATTTGTCCACAGTCTTGTTTCAGGTTTGAAATGACTAGACACTTATCATATATTTATAATGTATATTTCACTCTTTTCAGTTACACAAATAATGCAATGTCACCAACAACATATGATAGAAATAACCAAGATGACATGTTCACCAACACTGTGTTTGCCTCAGACATGGCGGTGAGTAGCTTGAGTCCTTTACTTAAATCTCCACATGGTATTTGACCAACATATAGTATAATGATATTTACAATGGTGATGACACATCCAGAGATCTTGCTAAATTAGGGATTCTTTATCTCCCAGCAATTATGAGTTAATCTTTTACCTCAGATAAATTCAACTGCAGGTATTCTTCTAAGGTCGTAAAACCAACCAAATCACAGGGTACTAAACTCTAGTGACCATAGAGATGGCGAGAAACAGCCTTTGCACTGGTACAAATCACAGGATGATTTGCATCGCCATGGCTATTGTACATAGCGGAATAGTCCAGAATTCCTTCGTCTTCAATTTTTTTAGTCtaatttgtatttttattgttAACCCCCTCTTCGGAGGACAAAAATAACTTTGTTTTTACAGCTTTTTTGCCAccaatacatacattttacatatacattttacatattacctacatacatacatacatgcatggcACTTTTTTACACAGTGTTCTGGTaccagaaatatatatttttctttttttatatatatagatatctacAGTAAGTACCAGTGAaatatttggacacacctactcattcaagggtttttcattatgtttagttttttctacattgtagaataatattgaagacgtcaaaactatgaaataacacatatggaatcatttagtaaccaaaaaagtgttaaacaaataaatatattttaaatttgagattcttcaaagtagccaccctttgccttgatgacagctttgcaccctcttggtattctctcaaccagcttcatgatgtagtcacctgatatgcatttcaattaacaggtgtgcctgattaaaagttaatttgtggaattcctttcctccttaatgcgcttgagccaatcagttgtgttgtgacaaggtagtggtggtatacagaagatagccctatttggtaaaatacaaagtccatattatagcaagaacagctcaaataaccaaagagaaatgacagtctatcattactttaagacatgaaggtcagttaatctggaaaatatcaagaactttgaaagtttcttcaagtgcagtcggaaaaaaacatcaagcactatgaCGAAACTGACtctcaggaaaggaagacccagagttacctctgctgcagagaataagttcattagagttaccggcctcagaaattgcagcccaaataaatgctttacagagttcaagtaacagacacttctcaacatcaactgttcagacaagactgtgtgaatcaggccttcatggtcgaattgctgcaaagaaaccactactaaaggacaccaataagaaaagagacttgcttgggccaagaaacacgagcaatggacattagactggtggaaatctgtcctttggtctgatgagtccaaatttgagatttttggttacaaccGCAGTGTATTTGTGAGaccagagtaggtgaacggatgatctctgcatgtgtgtttcccaccgtgaagcatggaggatgaggTGTGATGGTCTGTGGGTGCcctgttggtgacactgtcagtgatttatttagaattcaacccacacttaaccagcatggctaccacagcattcttcagcaatatgccatctcatctggtttgcgcttagtgggactatcatttgttttcaagaggaaaatgacccaacacacctccaggctgtgtaagggctatttgaccaagaaggagagtgatggagtgctgcatcagatgacctggcctctacaatcacccaactgagatggtttgggatgagttggactgtagACTAAAGGTAAAGCACTCAatatgtgctcagcatatgtgggaactccttcaagacggttggtaaagcattccaggtgaagctggttcagagaaagccaagagtgcaaagctgtcatcaaggcaatgggtggctacatTGAGGAATCTAAAACGTAGAatatattttttggttactacatgaatctgtatgtgttgtttcatagttttgatgtcttcactactattctacaatgtataaaatactaaaaataaagaaaaacccttgaatgagtaggtgtgtccaaacttttgactgctactgaaaatataaattgtaatcgtactttatcaaaagccttttcaaaatctgctatGAAAACTAGGCCCGGTTTCTTtgattgtccatagtgttctattgtttcaaGTTATTGTCGTATATTATCttcaatgtatcgtccatgtaaaaagcCTGTTTGATCAGAATGAACAGTTATCTTGTGAAACCTGTTTAATTCTATGTGCTATGCATTTCACCAGGAGTTTCGCACCACAATATTGAAGCATTTCCTTGTCTTTGTTATTGTACATTATATTGCCCCATTAGATTATGTAGCAACAATCTTTGTTTTAGTTTATTACACTGTCAAGCAACATGTTTACATTTTGAACAGTAAACATTGCCCTGAGCAACTGTCTCTATTTGTCTTATTTCTGAAGAATCGGCCAAAGCCCTCCAGTATTCAGCCCACCCAGGAGAGGTTTCCCATGGCCAACTTACCCAACAGCCCTTACAGGTTAGCTGTCTGAACAAAATTCAACATGCTACTGGTTTTCACTTTCATTATGGGGATCCTTATTTGGTCTGCAAGGTTATAATGTGCTTTAATTGAAATGTTGATCTCTCTACTCTCTTAGCCCCCAACCAAACGGCATGCAGCCCACTTTAGATAGATCGTCTTTGACAAACCTTACAAGCCAGCCGTACAGGTAAGCCCATGTAAGACTGTCAAATGCAATGTATCCAAAATACATTCTaagcaaaacattttttaaacttAGTTAAATAAACCCCCAAAAGTAAACAAGAATTACTGTGGTCCTCttttcaaaaaataaaaaattgtcccGTTTACTATATTGTTCTCTTTATTCTATTCTCTTAGCCCTTCACCAAACAGTATTCGACCCTCTTTAGATAGATCGTCTTTGGCCTATCCTCCAAGCCAGCCATACAAGTAAGCtagtttttgtgtttttcagtgtAATACTTTGTTCAATGGCAGTGATGTTGTACACATTTTGTTTGTGTTAACATACAATTCTCCGTGATAGACAAAAAGTTAAACAAAATTAGAGACGACAACAGGACAATGCTCCCTCTACACAGTTTTAGTAGTCATCCAGTGATTTGAGGAGCATGACACTGACGTTATCCATACCCATTTCCAGCATGTTATTTTATCTTTTGttattgacaacaacaaaaaatctactGTTGAAATGTTGATCTCTATGATCTCTCAGCCCTTCACCAAGCAGTATGCGACCTACTTTAAATAGATCATTTTTAGCCAACCCTGGGAGCCAGCCATACAAGCCCATTTCTTTTGATTTATGTGCTTTCAATCGGCTACAGTACTTTGTTCCATGTCAAGTTATATGTTCATGTGCCCTTTCAACAACATTATAAGTATTGTTTTGAACTGTCAGCTATGCTACAGGTATGACACAGCCCCTGGGTAACCCCTATCCCAAGTCTCCATCGCCAAGGAACCCTTATGAAGACAGAGCGCCACCTCCAGACCGTTATGACGACCAGCATATGAGACCAACACAGCCCCCACCTGGATACAACGGCATGATGGTGAGTGATTGCTTCCCTCTATTGAACAGTATGATGAATTCAACTGATCAACTGGACAAGCAAACTGTAGGGCGAAAGTGTGGCTGAAACATGGCTTTAATCGTAGCCTAAAGGTCCATGTTAGTTAGCCCCTAGATGACCAGGCTGATATAGAAAGCAGTGTTTTGACATGAGATCTGTTTCTATCTTCTAGAGAGAAGGCATGTCTGGGTATCCTGTACCCAGTTCACCTGCTCCCCTCTACTCAGCTCCGGAGTACAACCCCAGGTCCCAGTTTCCCAGAGCCCAGATGGGGAGACTCTACTGAGGACAAACAGAGGGACCCTGGACTGAACTAGGAAGGAAGTGGAGCTCCACCAATTTCACTATTACAATGACCAAAATAGAATTCATATCTAATTTGAAACTTTCATTTAGCATAGTAAACATtttaaatttaaaggcaatgttcccacatTCACAGaaaaattacctttaaatgttaATCGCGCAATAAGATGGATCTTCTGTGCTACGGATTTAATCTAGGCCTTAGTAAGaggtttggggtcaattccaattTAATTTGAAATTCCAATTAAATTCTTGAATTCACTCATGAAGTGGAGAATTTACATTGAATTCAATTCCAATTTCAACAATCTTTCAAGTTATGGAATTTGACTGTTTGAGTTGGAattgtaaaataaaaacaaatctttGGAATTCAATGTGTACATTTCCCAGTTAATTTAATTAATGCACAAGTATCAAAAATTGACTGCAGGATTTGTTTTAAATTATTCCAGCTTGTATTTCTATATTTCCAGTATAGCTAGGCTGTCTGAATGGTGACATTATCAGCCTGAAAGCCTGATGGAATTGAATTCAAATGAGAATTTGTGGCATTGTGGATAATATGAAATTGGTAATTGAATTCTTGGAATATACCTAACACTGGATTGAGAGGAATTGAATTCTCTAAACTGACATGGAATTTGAATTTGATTACATGGAATTTACAGGGAGggaatttaattttaattttgtGGAACTAACCCAAACCCTGCTAAGTAATACCCTTTTTAGACTAGTCTGATTTGTAACaaattaattatatatatttccacacagtaccagtcaaaagtttggacacctactcattcaagggtttttctttattttttaaaaactattttctacacatatgctgagcacttgttggctgcttttccttcactccaactcatcccaaaccatctcaattgggttgaggtcgggtgattgtggaggtcaggtcagctgacgcagcactccatccctctccttcttggtcaaatagcccttacacagcctggaagtgtgttgggtcattgtcctgttgaaaacaaatgatagtcccactaagcgcaaaccagatgggatgctgtatcgttgcagaatgctgtggtagccatgctggttaagtgtaccttgaattcaaaataaatcactgacagtgtgaccagcaaagcaccatcacacctcctcctcaatgcttcacggtgggaactacacttgcggagatcatctgttcacctactctgcatctcacaaagacgacggttggaactaaaaatcttaaatttggactcagaccaaaggacagatttccaccagcctaatgtccattacttgtgtttcttggcccaagcaagtctcttcttcttattggtgtcctttagtagtggtttctttgcagcaattcgaccatgaaggcctggttcacttagtctcctctgaacatttgatgttgagatgagtctgttacttgaactctgttaagcatttatttgggctgccatttctgaggctggtaactctaatgaacttatcctctgcagcagaggtaactctgggtcttcctttcctgtggctgtcctcataagagccagtttcatcatagcgcttgatggtttttgtgactgcacttaaagaaaacTTTAGAAGTTCTTGAAGTTGTCCGGATTgactgtcttaaagtaatgatagactgtcatttctctttgcttatttgaactgttcttgccataatattgtcttggtcttttaccaaatagggcaatattctgtataccacccctaccttgtcacagcacaactgattggctcaaaagcattaaggaaagaaattccacaaattaactttaaaaaaagcatacctgttaattgaaatgcattccaggtgactacatcatgaagctggttgagagaatgccaaagctgtcatcaaagtggctactttg encodes the following:
- the zgc:158432 gene encoding uncharacterized protein zgc:158432, whose protein sequence is MKGYILLGLIFLLPVTVIGQYTTPDLTLCVGIKDFEVCRTHLPPKCSDKSKCYCKDNKAFCRCNNYINTWYIGENCDFEWTILTFALVATLPGLALAAIVGVTVQCVHYSRKPAEKQKDRTEGYTNNAMSPTTYDRNNQDDMFTNTVFASDMANRPKPSSIQPTQERFPMANLPNSPYSPQPNGMQPTLDRSSLTNLTSQPYSPSPNSIRPSLDRSSLAYPPSQPYNYATGMTQPLGNPYPKSPSPRNPYEDRAPPPDRYDDQHMRPTQPPPGYNGMMREGMSGYPVPSSPAPLYSAPEYNPRSQFPRAQMGRLY